The Papaver somniferum cultivar HN1 chromosome 3, ASM357369v1, whole genome shotgun sequence genome includes a region encoding these proteins:
- the LOC113357890 gene encoding uncharacterized aarF domain-containing protein kinase At5g05200, chloroplastic-like → MAGGGAVVVSASRVVGGGRGGGGGGGITATTTRWNHLHNPPSKITSTSSRNPIPISNPVSIGGHSRRKRFSLFVRYAQTQDFSSRFQDGVEELPKLVEDIVQTSLNTGPRGPVRLAQGIQAFLGVGAEWLSDVSKTVNTSTATTGLPAQMQLGLLSPIYLRKLFERMGVTYIKLGQFIASAPTLFPPEYVEEFQKCFDRAPAVPFEQIQAILRQELGTTIDSVYDYVDPVPLASASVAQVHAAKLRGSQQDVVIKVLKPGIEDTLVADLNFIYVVSRILEFLNPEFSRTSLVDIVKDIKESMLEEVDFKKEAANIESFQSYLEAMGLTRQATAPKVYPQCSTRRILTMERLYGVPLTDLNSIRSLVTSPETTLITALNVWFGSLLACETFHADVHAGNLWVLRDGRIGFLDFGIVGRISPKTWAAMEGFLASIAIEEYEQMASSLIDMGATSSNVDAKAFARDLEKVFSSIQDLDTEVIVAAARGSDARTTVAANVVVDERQMNALFLDVVRVSESYGLRFPREFALLMKQLLYFDRYTRLLAPNMNMLQDQRISIASNRQRDIKNNMDNWR, encoded by the exons ATGGCAGGAGGAGGAGCTGTGGTTGTTTCAGCCTCAAGGGTAGTCGGAGGTGGgagaggtggtggcggtggaggtggaattacagcaacaacaacaaggtgGAATCATTTGCACAACCCCCCTTCTAAGATTACTAGTACCTCCTCAAGAAATCCAATTCCAATTTCAAACCCAGTCTCAATTGGTGGTCATAGCAGACGAAAACGGTTCTCACTCTTTGTTCGTTATGCTCAAACCCAGGATTTTTCATCTCGTTTCCAAG atggtgttgaggaattgccaAAATTGGTGGAAGATATAGTCCAGACATCATTAAACACAGGCCCGCGTGGTCCGGTTCGGTTAGCTCAAGGTATTCAAGCTTTTCTTGGTGTTGGTGCTGAATGGCTTTCTGATGTCTCCAAG ACTGTTAACacttcaacagcaacaacaggatTACCAGCACAAATGCAACTTGGATTACTTTCTCCTATTTATCTCCGCAAATTGTTCGAACGAATGGGTGTTACTTATATCAAGTTAGGCCAG TTCATTGCGTCGGCCCCAACCTTGTTTCCACCAGAATATGTGGAGGAATTCCAAAAGTGCTTTGATAGGGCACCTGCAGTCCCTTTTGAACAAATTCAAGCTATTTTACGGCAGGAGTTAGGGACGACTATAGATAGTGTTTATGACTATGTTGATCCAGTTCCTCTAGCATCGGCTTCTGTTGCGCAG GTTCATGCTGCAAAGCTGAGAGGTTCCCAGCAAGACGTGGTGATAAAGGTTTTAAAGCCTGGAATTGAGGACACATTAGTTGCAGACCTCAACTTTATTTATGTTGTTTCACGAATTCTGGAATTCTTGAATCCCGAATTCAGCCGTACGTCACTG GTTGATATTGTTAAAGATATAAAGGAATCAATGCTTGAAGAAGTTGACTTCAAAAAGGAAGCTGCAAACATCGAGTCATTTCAAAGTTATCTTGAAGCAATGGGTCTCACAAGGCAAGCTACAGCTCCAAAAGTGTATCCGCAGTGCAGTACTCGACGAATATTGACCATGGAGAGGCTGTATGGAGTTCCTCTCACTGATCTAAACTCCATTAGATCCCTTGTTACTAGTCCAGAGACAACACTTATTACAGCGCTAAATGTGTG GTTTGGCAGTTTGCTGGCTTGTGAAACCTTTCATGCTGATGTACATGCAGGAAATTTGTGGGTTCTTCGCGATGGCCGAATTGGATTCCTTGATTTTG GGATTGTGGGACGTATTTCCCCGAAAACATGGGCAGCTATGGAGGGATTTTTGGCATCTATTGCTATTGAAGAATATGAACAGATGGCGTCATCCTTAATTGACATGGGTGCAACTAGCAGCAATGTGGATGCCAAAGCATTTGCAAGAGACCTGGAAAAAGTTTTTTCTTCAATACAG GATTTGGACACTGAAGTCATTGTTGCTGCAGCTAGAGGTTCGGACGCGAGAACTACTGTAGCTGCTAACGTAGTTGTTGATGAGAGGCAGATGAATGCTCTATTCCTTGATGTG GTACGGGTGAGTGAATCTTATGGGCTGAGATTTCCTCGTGAGTTTGCACTTCTTATGAAGCAACTTCTGTATTTCGATCGTTATACCCGTCTGTTGGCTCCAAACATGAACATGCTCCAGGACCAGAGAATCAGTATTGCCTCGAACAGACAACGGGACATCAAAAACAACATGGATAATTGGCGATGA
- the LOC113357891 gene encoding probable RNA-binding protein EIF1AD: MKGGRKNLKRAAEEQGLTLQQDQRVMQVVSLRGSNSIEVLDADGKKLLALFPAKFQKSMWIKRGSFVVVDAGRIEEAIEAGSKVACIVTQVLFYEQVRLLQKSPEWPEIFKLTSTEESNAHPQISNSQAAEEDLNSSDDEEEDDGLPPLEANTNRNRPAELDPEPDSETESD, encoded by the exons ATGAAGGGAGGAAGAAAGAATCTGAAGAGAGCAGCTGAGGAACAAGGCTTGACTTTACAACAAGATCAGCGTGTTATGCAAGTCGTATCACTACGAGGATCTAATTCCATTGAG GTATTGGATGCTGATGGTAAGAAATTGCTTGCGCTCTTTCCTGCCAAATTTCAGAAGAGTATGTGGATTAAGCGAG GAAGTTTTGTCGTGGTTGACGCAGGACGGATAGAGGAAGCTATTGAAGCTGGTAGTAAAGTGGCTTGTATTGTTACACAAGTTCTATTCTATGAACAAGTTCGTCTGCTACAGAAATCTCCAGAATG GCCAGAGATCTTCAAATTAACAAGTACAGAAGAATCAAATGCCCATCCACAAATATCCAATTCCCAAGCTGCTGAGGAAGATTTGAACTCCAgcgatgacgaagaagaagatgacgggCTTCCCCCTTTGGAAGCCAATACAAACAGAAATAGACCTGCTGAGCTGGATCCTGAACCAGATTCAGAAACAGAATCAGATTAA